A DNA window from Schistocerca gregaria isolate iqSchGreg1 chromosome 2, iqSchGreg1.2, whole genome shotgun sequence contains the following coding sequences:
- the LOC126334804 gene encoding cuticle protein 21-like: MAYKLIVLAAVAAVAHAGYLGAPAIVAPGAAFAEPAYAAPAIAAAPIGSYGPAVAAAPVASYAPAFVAAPVARFAQAVAAAPAVRAAPAPAPAPVAAAAPATVATEYDPNPQYSYGYSVSDSITGDSKNQQETRNGDVVQGSYSLAEPDGSIRTVDYTADPVNGFNAVVHRQPGTHPAPARSAAAPAPAPAPAARAAPAPQQAARAAYSGTAASAAPSARAYGPVLSYGKVILA, translated from the exons ATGGCTTACAAG CTGATCGTCCTCGCCGCGGTGGCGGCCGTGGCTCACGCCGGGTACCTGGGCGCGCCTGCTATCGTCGCTCCCGGTGCCGCCTTCGCCGAgcccgcctacgccgcccccgccatcgccgccgcccccATTGGTAGCTACGGCCCAGCCGTTGCCGCTGCCCCAGTAGCCAGCTACGCCCCCGCCTTTGTCGCCGCCCCCGTCGCCAGGTTCGCCCAGGCCGTCGCTGCTGCCCCCGCCGTCAGAGCTGCCCCCGCCCCCGCTCCCGCCCCCGTCGCCGCCGCCGCGCCAGCCACCGTCGCCACAGAGTACGACCCCAACCCCCAGTACAGCTACGGCTACAGCGTGTCTGACTCCATCACCGGAGACTCCAAGAACCAGCAGGAGACCCGCAACGGCGACGTCGTCCAGGGCAGCTACAGCCTGGCCGAGCCGGACGGCTCCATCCGCACCGTCGACTACACCGCCGATCCGGTCAACGGCTTCAACGCCGTCGTGCACCGCCAGCCGGGCACCCACCCCGCCCCCGCACGTTccgctgccgcccccgcccccgcccccgcccctgcCGCCAGGGCCGCTCCAGCCCCTCAACAGGCTGCCAGAGCTGCCTACTCTGGGACTGCAGCGTCCGCCGCTCCTTCCGCTAGGGCCTACGGCCCCGTTCTGTCCTATGGCAAGGTTATTCTAGCCTAA